Within Myxococcales bacterium, the genomic segment CGGGCATCGGATTGTCTTTGGTGCGATATATTGCCGAAGGACATGGCGGGCGCGTATGGGCGAAGAACCGAGCAGAAGGTGGCGCCGAGGTGGGGTTTAGCTTGCCTGCAAAAGGGCGTGTCAGTGGGGTCATGGGCATGCCTGTCAAAGGCATGTCCGAAGCATGAGCTTTTCATGGTAACCAAACACGACAACGCGCGCACGGTACTCTTGGTGGAGGACGACCCCAGCTTAGCCATGGGGCTAAGTGACGCACTCAGCTTTGAGGGTTACCACGTGGTTCATGCCAAGTCGGGCACAGAAGCGGTCCAGCAATTCGGCACAGCTAAACCCGATTGCGTGATTTTGGATCTCATGCTGCCCGATATCAATGGGTTTCAAGTGTGCGAGCGCATCCGGCGTTTAAACAGTCACATACCCGTCATCATGTTAACGGCGCGATCCGAGGAAGCAGACAAGATCAGAGGCCTAGATGCAGGCGCCGATGATTACGTGACCAAACCCTTTTCGGTGGGGGAATTGGTGGCGAGACTTAGAGCCTTGTTGCGGCGTGCCGAGCGCGATACGGTCATGGAACCGCCATTTTGGGTCGGGGGCATCCTCGTAGACACCAATGCGCATACGCTCACCGAGGGCTCAAAGGTCACCCATCTCTCGTACTATGAAAGCATGCTGTTGGCGTATCTTTATCAGCATCGCGGCAAACCACGCACGAGAGAAGAGATTCTGGAAAACATCTGGGGCGTTCAGCCGTCGCCCTATAACAGGACAGTTGATAACTTCATCGTCAAACTGCGGAAAAAGCTCGAACCTTATCCAGAAAAGCCACGCTATTTGCTCACGGTGCACGGCATGGGGTATAAGCTCATCGTCGCTGAGCCCGCTCAGACGCAGTCATAGCGCTCTATGTCATCGAGATCACAAGACAATGCTTCTAATGACCCACCTTGCCGAGAGGCCGTATGGGGGCGCCGCCTTGGGATGATGGTGTATTGGGTGCTCGTCGTGTATGTGGTGAGCGTTGCCTTCGTATCACTGATTCCCCAGATATTCGGGTATCAAAACCGGCCCGCGGTCAAATGCTGCACGCATGAGCGAAGTTGAGCCTTCGATATCCTTTGATGTCTTGCCGCTTAGGCCAGAGCTGCAGCAATCGCTTAAACGTATGGGCTTTGTGCAGCCTACGCCGGTGCAGCTGCAAAGCTATGCGCCAATCGTCGAAGGACGGGACCTCATCGTACAGGCGCAAACCGGTACTGGAAAAACCGCAGCGTTTGGGATTCCCATTATCGATCGCCGCATCAGC encodes:
- a CDS encoding response regulator transcription factor, yielding MVTKHDNARTVLLVEDDPSLAMGLSDALSFEGYHVVHAKSGTEAVQQFGTAKPDCVILDLMLPDINGFQVCERIRRLNSHIPVIMLTARSEEADKIRGLDAGADDYVTKPFSVGELVARLRALLRRAERDTVMEPPFWVGGILVDTNAHTLTEGSKVTHLSYYESMLLAYLYQHRGKPRTREEILENIWGVQPSPYNRTVDNFIVKLRKKLEPYPEKPRYLLTVHGMGYKLIVAEPAQTQS